In Paenibacillus kyungheensis, the following are encoded in one genomic region:
- a CDS encoding Dabb family protein: MIKHIVLFKLKNPTTEVVNETVAKLRSLEGKVDSLIALEIGADILRTERSYDVALTATFETLEGLQAYQVHPEHVKIIEYMNSVRESSIAADYEY, from the coding sequence ATGATCAAACACATTGTCTTATTTAAGTTGAAAAATCCTACAACTGAAGTCGTGAATGAAACCGTAGCCAAATTAAGAAGTTTGGAAGGAAAAGTGGATTCACTGATTGCTTTGGAAATCGGGGCAGACATTTTGCGTACAGAACGTTCTTATGATGTTGCGTTAACAGCTACATTTGAGACATTAGAAGGTTTACAAGCGTATCAAGTGCATCCAGAACATGTGAAAATCATTGAATACATGAATAGTGTGAGAGAAAGTTCAATAGCAGCAGACTACGAATACTAA
- the mtnK gene encoding S-methyl-5-thioribose kinase — MTRSEPSYEALTETTAIALAKTLELFSADADLICHEIGDGNLNMVFRITEPAAKRGIIIKQALPYVRVIGEGWPLTLNRAVIESEALRHFAKHVPQYVPEIYYTDPTYAITVMEDLSHLTIVRTGLASGSTYPLLSTHIGEFLAKTLFATSDFAMGPQEKRELALQFHNPELCKITENFVFTYPLFDHETNDVEPILRPIAEQIWGDQSLLLEAAKLKQTFITHAEALLHGDLHTGSIFASDEETKVIDPEFAFYGPIGFDIGLFIANTLLSALAREEDGRDALLFHITNVWDVFVDTFSTLWQQNNVEDFASIEGYLEYQLQHIFEDAVGFAGSEIIRRIFGLAHARDIEAIIEDAHRLTVKRNAAALGRDFIVNRSLYQSPAQLVQALQQVVTGASIVHPSL, encoded by the coding sequence ATGACTCGTTCTGAACCATCATATGAAGCACTAACAGAAACAACCGCAATCGCCCTTGCCAAAACATTAGAACTTTTCAGCGCAGATGCTGATCTTATCTGTCATGAGATTGGTGATGGTAATCTGAATATGGTTTTTCGGATCACCGAACCTGCGGCTAAGCGTGGCATTATTATTAAACAAGCTCTTCCTTATGTACGTGTGATTGGTGAAGGATGGCCTTTGACACTGAATCGGGCTGTAATTGAAAGTGAAGCGTTACGACATTTTGCCAAACATGTTCCTCAATATGTACCTGAAATTTATTATACTGATCCTACCTATGCTATTACAGTGATGGAAGACTTGTCTCATCTCACGATTGTACGTACTGGATTAGCTAGCGGCTCTACCTATCCACTGCTTTCTACACATATTGGTGAATTTTTGGCAAAGACTCTGTTTGCAACTTCAGATTTTGCTATGGGTCCGCAAGAGAAGCGCGAACTTGCATTACAATTTCATAATCCTGAATTGTGTAAAATTACAGAAAACTTTGTATTTACGTATCCTCTATTCGACCATGAGACAAATGATGTAGAACCTATACTGCGTCCCATTGCTGAACAGATATGGGGAGATCAATCCCTTTTACTTGAGGCGGCAAAGTTAAAACAGACATTTATCACTCATGCGGAAGCATTGTTACATGGTGATCTGCATACAGGAAGTATTTTCGCTAGTGACGAAGAAACGAAAGTGATCGATCCTGAATTTGCTTTTTACGGGCCGATTGGATTCGATATTGGGCTCTTTATAGCCAATACATTATTGTCTGCGCTCGCTCGTGAAGAAGATGGACGGGATGCTCTTTTATTCCATATCACCAATGTATGGGATGTATTTGTAGACACCTTTTCTACTCTATGGCAACAGAACAATGTAGAAGATTTTGCATCTATCGAGGGTTATCTGGAATATCAGTTACAGCATATTTTTGAAGATGCTGTTGGATTTGCTGGAAGTGAAATAATCCGCCGCATTTTCGGTTTGGCTCATGCACGGGATATCGAAGCGATCATAGAAGATGCTCATAGACTCACTGTTAAGCGCAATGCAGCGGCACTAGGACGTGACTTTATCGTCAACCGCTCTTTATATCAAAGCCCTGCACAACTCGTACAGGCGCTACAACAGGTCGTTACAGGAGCATCTATCGTCCACCCCTCATTGTAA
- a CDS encoding YtxH domain-containing protein, with translation MPNHNKSKSLTCGILTGLLVGGSTALLLAPKGGRELRSDISTNARIAGAKGRELAELSREVVGVVKDWKEQINIATAEVKVELAALKAEQADQPGPQTKGNYSV, from the coding sequence ATGCCAAATCATAACAAATCGAAAAGTTTAACATGTGGTATTTTGACAGGACTATTAGTAGGAGGATCGACAGCACTTTTGCTAGCTCCTAAAGGCGGTCGTGAACTGCGTTCAGATATTTCCACCAATGCTCGTATTGCAGGAGCAAAAGGTCGTGAATTAGCAGAACTGAGCAGAGAAGTGGTAGGCGTAGTCAAAGATTGGAAAGAACAGATCAATATCGCAACAGCAGAGGTGAAAGTAGAACTAGCTGCTCTCAAAGCAGAACAAGCGGATCAACCAGGTCCACAAACTAAAGGAAATTATAGCGTCTAA
- a CDS encoding DUF86 domain-containing protein: protein MYYINREQIERRIVALEDVCEALQQVSTDWDNSLISGFVQERALHLAIECVTDIGSYLIDGFIMRDASSYDDIVDIMRDEKVIDQPMGEMLTALVRLRRPLVQEYYDWNRTELHPLTTPLVEVLKEFGQRIYTYLDQELDSLTVVNVDRSSGTSTST from the coding sequence TTGTACTATATAAACCGTGAACAGATTGAACGAAGAATTGTAGCCTTAGAAGATGTATGTGAAGCATTACAACAAGTGTCTACGGATTGGGATAACAGTCTTATTTCTGGTTTTGTTCAAGAGCGGGCACTTCATTTAGCGATTGAATGTGTAACTGATATCGGCAGTTATTTAATTGATGGTTTTATTATGCGAGATGCTAGTAGTTATGACGATATCGTAGATATTATGCGTGATGAAAAAGTAATCGATCAACCGATGGGCGAAATGTTGACAGCACTGGTGCGTCTGCGTCGTCCGCTAGTACAAGAGTATTATGATTGGAATCGCACTGAACTTCATCCGCTGACTACTCCTCTAGTAGAGGTATTAAAAGAATTCGGTCAACGGATTTATACGTATCTAGATCAAGAATTAGATTCGTTAACAGTGGTAAATGTAGACAGATCATCAGGTACCTCGACGTCTACATAA
- a CDS encoding ABC transporter permease: protein MNHKIAQFSYRYGALIFIGLVLLFFSIYNQHFFTYNNISDILRSISIVTFVAIGITISLTVDGFDLSAGSTVSLTTVVVAAMMVWHQMPLILVLIVPLIIGALVGLLNSFLIVKIRIPDLLATLAVMYIVSGIHRTYTKGYSIYNNMQFQDGTKAPGVMLDSFLWIGQGKLLGVPFPVILMLVAVIGMHLFFKYTRGGRQMIMTGSNEEAARLSGLRVNRVRTLAYVASGVFAAVGGILFAARVGSGQIDAGSSMQMDALAAVFVGYSVFGAGRPNVIGTFFGAVLMGVLVNGMTMLHVQYYTTDIIKGAVLVLALAVTFVHRKRQKV, encoded by the coding sequence ATGAACCACAAAATCGCTCAGTTTTCGTATCGTTATGGAGCTTTAATTTTTATCGGATTGGTATTACTGTTTTTCTCTATTTATAATCAACACTTTTTCACATACAACAATATAAGCGATATTTTACGTTCGATTTCGATTGTTACATTTGTAGCGATAGGCATTACGATCTCACTCACGGTTGATGGATTCGATCTTTCTGCTGGATCGACAGTATCGCTGACTACGGTTGTAGTGGCGGCAATGATGGTCTGGCACCAGATGCCGTTGATTTTAGTATTGATTGTTCCGTTGATTATTGGTGCTCTAGTAGGCTTATTGAATTCCTTTTTAATTGTCAAAATTCGGATTCCTGATCTACTGGCAACGTTAGCTGTAATGTATATCGTCAGCGGAATTCATCGAACGTATACCAAAGGCTACTCGATCTACAACAATATGCAATTTCAAGATGGAACCAAAGCGCCTGGAGTAATGTTGGATTCGTTTCTCTGGATTGGTCAGGGTAAATTGTTGGGCGTTCCTTTTCCAGTTATTCTGATGCTAGTTGCTGTAATTGGTATGCATTTATTTTTCAAATATACACGTGGTGGACGGCAAATGATTATGACAGGTAGCAATGAAGAAGCGGCTCGCTTATCTGGATTGCGGGTAAATCGTGTACGTACTCTTGCTTATGTGGCTTCCGGTGTGTTTGCAGCGGTAGGCGGAATTCTATTCGCAGCTCGTGTAGGTTCCGGTCAGATTGATGCAGGATCATCGATGCAAATGGATGCGCTAGCGGCTGTTTTTGTCGGCTATTCTGTATTCGGTGCAGGTCGTCCTAATGTAATTGGTACTTTTTTCGGTGCTGTATTAATGGGCGTACTGGTTAACGGTATGACTATGCTTCATGTGCAGTATTACACAACAGATATTATCAAAGGAGCAGTACTTGTTCTCGCTTTGGCAGTAACTTTTGTTCATCGTAAACGGCAAAAAGTATAA
- a CDS encoding GntR family transcriptional regulator, which produces MAAKYRQVRDEILSWIHSSKLLPGSRLPSEHEIADQFSVSRQTVRQALGELVREGWLNRMQGKGTFVADPAVKSVDDNKTVGVITTYISDYIFPQIVQGIETRLRSEGYRLLLASTENDPTKERECLEMMLNQSPAALIVEPTRSGERSANLNYFLTIENRSIPYLMINASYEEMDSACLRMDDERGGFLAAQHLIELGHQRIAGFFKTDDMQGVRRMKGFVAAHRKHGIALQPSLIFTYTTDDKSTAPIQQAQQLIKQSAQERATGWVLYNDELAINLLQVVREAGLSVPNDLSLVGFDDSFLATATEVKLTTLSHPKHALGTAAAEMILQMLDGEQRGLGEKIHTPELIIRESTSSPAVIPT; this is translated from the coding sequence ATGGCCGCAAAATACAGACAAGTTCGAGATGAAATATTATCGTGGATTCATTCATCCAAATTATTACCAGGTAGCCGATTGCCTTCGGAACATGAGATTGCTGATCAATTCAGTGTCAGTCGACAAACGGTACGTCAGGCTTTAGGGGAATTGGTGCGAGAAGGCTGGTTGAACCGGATGCAAGGCAAAGGGACATTTGTTGCTGATCCTGCTGTCAAATCAGTCGATGACAACAAAACGGTAGGTGTGATTACTACGTATATTTCGGATTATATTTTCCCCCAAATTGTGCAAGGTATCGAAACGAGACTACGTAGCGAAGGATATCGTCTACTGCTAGCGAGTACAGAAAATGATCCAACCAAAGAGCGCGAGTGTCTTGAAATGATGCTCAATCAGTCTCCTGCGGCTTTGATTGTAGAACCTACTCGAAGTGGAGAACGCAGTGCCAATCTCAATTATTTTCTTACTATTGAAAATCGTTCAATACCTTATCTGATGATTAATGCGAGTTATGAAGAAATGGATTCCGCATGTCTACGAATGGATGATGAGCGTGGAGGATTTTTGGCGGCTCAACATCTGATAGAACTGGGACATCAACGGATTGCTGGCTTTTTCAAAACAGATGATATGCAAGGCGTACGTCGTATGAAAGGATTCGTTGCGGCACATCGCAAGCATGGGATTGCTTTACAACCATCATTGATTTTTACGTATACTACAGATGACAAAAGCACTGCACCGATTCAACAAGCACAACAACTTATTAAGCAATCTGCTCAAGAGCGTGCAACCGGATGGGTACTATATAATGACGAATTAGCTATTAATCTGCTTCAAGTTGTGCGTGAAGCCGGTCTTTCGGTACCGAATGATCTATCGTTAGTCGGATTTGACGATTCTTTTCTAGCTACAGCTACAGAAGTGAAGCTAACAACACTTAGTCACCCCAAGCATGCATTGGGAACAGCGGCAGCAGAAATGATTTTGCAAATGTTAGATGGAGAACAACGGGGCTTAGGCGAAAAGATACATACCCCTGAGCTGATTATTCGTGAATCCACATCATCTCCTGCTGTAATACCCACATAA
- a CDS encoding helix-turn-helix transcriptional regulator yields the protein MKSHQEPSTRRSIMIMLKTQGPFSVSELARELNITEMAVRRHIHTLDQEGLLITETVRIPTGRPFLRFRLSERAEEHFPHNYHQLALDLLSELDEDAVAVLFEGRKQKLLSRYQSIADTQDHQERVAALTDIQHHGGYMARYEQQSEDQYTIYEYNCPINQIANRYDIACQCEQQLFEQLLQADVKRTECIAKGGHCCVYQIQFPSNSAADSE from the coding sequence ATGAAGTCCCATCAGGAACCATCGACCCGGCGCAGTATTATGATTATGCTCAAAACACAAGGACCCTTCAGTGTATCTGAGCTAGCACGGGAATTGAATATTACAGAGATGGCGGTCAGACGTCATATTCATACGTTAGATCAAGAAGGATTATTGATTACCGAAACGGTGCGTATTCCAACAGGTAGACCGTTTTTACGCTTTCGGTTAAGTGAACGTGCAGAAGAACATTTTCCTCATAATTATCATCAACTAGCGTTAGATCTGCTAAGTGAGTTGGATGAAGACGCAGTGGCTGTATTATTTGAAGGACGTAAGCAGAAATTGTTATCTCGTTATCAAAGTATTGCAGATACTCAAGATCACCAAGAACGAGTAGCTGCTTTGACTGATATTCAGCATCATGGTGGATATATGGCACGTTATGAGCAACAAAGTGAGGATCAGTATACGATTTATGAATATAACTGTCCCATCAATCAGATTGCGAATCGCTATGATATTGCTTGTCAGTGTGAACAACAGTTATTTGAACAATTACTACAAGCAGATGTAAAGCGAACTGAATGTATCGCCAAAGGTGGACATTGTTGCGTATATCAGATTCAATTTCCATCCAATTCAGCAGCAGATTCAGAGTAA
- the racE gene encoding glutamate racemase: MQQPIAIFDSGVGGLTVAKEVMRQLPREKIIYFGDTARAPYGPRSLEEVKEFTEQIVNYLMTFQPKMIVIACNTATAAALEHISAQVSIPVIGVIHPGSRAAISATKTGFIGVIGTLGTINSGAYSAALKQLSPFVQVYSQACPDFVPLVERGVFLDQEAYEVAQQVLAPVRSYPIDCLILGCTHYPFLTEAIQAAVGPDVKLINSAEETAREISTILYNKGKLALTEDLPVHEFFCSGTAEIFQQIARQWLGEQIKLTPVLWQVSRMM; the protein is encoded by the coding sequence GTGCAACAACCGATAGCTATATTCGACTCAGGTGTGGGAGGATTAACTGTTGCTAAAGAAGTGATGCGACAACTACCACGCGAAAAAATTATTTATTTTGGAGATACAGCACGTGCACCTTATGGGCCTCGTTCTCTAGAAGAAGTGAAAGAATTCACCGAGCAAATTGTGAATTATTTGATGACCTTTCAGCCGAAGATGATTGTGATTGCTTGTAACACCGCAACGGCAGCAGCATTGGAACATATCAGTGCACAGGTATCTATACCGGTGATTGGTGTTATTCATCCAGGCTCACGAGCTGCGATTAGCGCGACCAAAACAGGCTTTATCGGTGTAATCGGGACATTAGGAACGATTAACAGTGGGGCATATTCAGCAGCGTTGAAGCAATTATCACCTTTTGTACAAGTGTATAGTCAGGCTTGTCCTGATTTCGTACCGTTGGTGGAGCGTGGAGTGTTTTTGGATCAGGAAGCTTATGAGGTAGCTCAGCAAGTGTTAGCACCTGTGCGTAGTTATCCTATTGATTGTCTGATTCTAGGCTGTACGCATTATCCATTTCTGACCGAAGCGATCCAAGCAGCAGTCGGGCCTGATGTGAAATTGATCAATTCAGCCGAAGAAACTGCGCGCGAGATCAGTACCATTTTGTACAACAAAGGAAAACTTGCTCTTACAGAAGATCTACCTGTACATGAATTTTTCTGTAGTGGAACTGCGGAGATTTTTCAACAGATTGCCCGTCAATGGTTAGGAGAGCAGATCAAGCTTACTCCAGTACTATGGCAAGTCTCGCGAATGATGTAA
- a CDS encoding sn-glycerol-1-phosphate dehydrogenase: MKQPSLSINEQITIWNQKSALIAGNQSFETIGIHIELEAGAIRKLPAYIHTERYQHIMVVYDKFTYEAAGRQTIDLLQSIEVGITELELRENKVGDVIADEATIVQLLLAVTPQTDAIVAIGSGTIHDVVRIVSHKMNKPFLSVPTAASVDGFTSAGAPLIVNGTKETFQAKAPEAIFADINILINAPQTLTAAGFGDMLGKCTSLADWKVSRDLGKEPYNQLVYDITEEALHQCIEKVDLIASGSAEGIYTVMYSLLASGIAMLIADHSRSASGGEHHISHRWEMELIKGGHRQILHGAKVGVASALLADHYRQLAIDHPKVQAFAAYKDIPTSAQMKQWLSAVGGPSEYEQLDMPAEWLELALHSAHTLRNRYTGLKYMNEHQLI, translated from the coding sequence ATGAAGCAGCCATCATTATCTATTAACGAGCAAATTACGATCTGGAATCAAAAGTCAGCTTTAATTGCAGGTAATCAATCTTTTGAGACGATAGGGATTCATATTGAATTAGAAGCAGGAGCTATTCGCAAGTTACCCGCATATATCCATACCGAGCGTTATCAGCATATTATGGTTGTGTATGATAAATTCACATATGAAGCAGCAGGTCGGCAAACGATAGATTTACTGCAAAGTATTGAGGTAGGTATTACAGAATTAGAGTTACGTGAAAATAAAGTAGGCGATGTAATTGCGGATGAAGCGACAATTGTACAATTATTGTTAGCTGTTACTCCTCAGACCGATGCGATTGTAGCGATTGGTTCAGGAACGATTCATGATGTTGTGCGAATTGTCAGTCACAAAATGAATAAGCCATTTTTGTCTGTTCCTACTGCAGCTTCGGTAGATGGATTTACTTCTGCCGGCGCACCACTTATTGTGAATGGAACCAAAGAAACATTTCAAGCCAAAGCACCAGAAGCTATTTTTGCAGACATTAATATTTTGATCAATGCTCCGCAAACATTAACCGCCGCAGGATTTGGTGATATGTTAGGCAAATGCACTTCATTAGCAGATTGGAAAGTATCCCGTGATCTTGGAAAAGAACCTTATAATCAGTTGGTATACGATATTACAGAAGAAGCGCTTCATCAATGTATTGAAAAAGTAGATTTGATTGCTTCAGGTAGTGCAGAAGGTATCTATACGGTTATGTATTCACTACTTGCTTCAGGAATAGCTATGTTGATCGCTGATCATTCGCGCTCAGCGTCAGGGGGAGAACACCATATTTCTCACCGCTGGGAAATGGAATTGATCAAAGGTGGACACAGACAAATTTTACATGGAGCCAAAGTAGGAGTGGCATCAGCACTTCTAGCCGATCATTATCGCCAATTAGCAATCGATCATCCAAAAGTTCAAGCTTTTGCCGCTTACAAAGATATCCCAACCAGCGCACAGATGAAGCAGTGGTTATCCGCAGTAGGTGGCCCAAGTGAATACGAACAATTAGATATGCCAGCTGAATGGTTAGAACTGGCTCTACATTCCGCTCACACTCTACGTAACCGATATACAGGGTTAAAATATATGAATGAACATCAATTGATCTAA
- a CDS encoding prenyltransferase: MSKWVEFSQASRLHFVPLMAICVVQGALAAWIWNDQFSVLIFLLTLIGSSAIHIFSMMINDLWDYRSGVDVAAYQSEESISTDSGYLTTGKWSEQTFAKVTWSMLAITIVCALTLYFLSGWGVLLLGGIGGLLALFYVVPPIKYGYIGKGSSELAHVLCFGVFPVMGAYYVQTGHFDIRLFFLSLPMGLLTTLTFFNHHFLHWKTDKQVGKRTLVVVWGERKSFRFSIFLLCLALCSILLCVLVGGLPIYGILALLTAIPLCRMYQHMKNKRNLQTHQQLLWLSLRTSLQCGTVMILVLLVGRWIWFM; encoded by the coding sequence ATGAGTAAATGGGTAGAGTTTAGCCAGGCTTCGCGGTTGCATTTTGTGCCTTTAATGGCGATTTGTGTAGTGCAGGGAGCTTTAGCAGCATGGATATGGAATGATCAATTTAGCGTACTGATTTTCCTTTTAACATTGATTGGTTCAAGTGCAATACATATTTTTTCGATGATGATTAATGATCTATGGGATTATCGCAGTGGTGTTGATGTTGCCGCTTATCAATCCGAAGAATCGATTTCGACAGATTCAGGATATCTGACGACTGGTAAATGGAGTGAACAAACATTTGCAAAAGTAACATGGAGTATGCTCGCTATCACGATCGTCTGCGCGTTAACATTATACTTTTTAAGTGGATGGGGCGTGTTATTACTCGGAGGAATTGGCGGATTACTTGCTTTATTTTATGTTGTTCCCCCGATCAAATATGGATATATCGGTAAAGGCAGTAGTGAACTGGCGCATGTATTATGTTTTGGCGTGTTCCCGGTGATGGGCGCTTATTATGTGCAGACAGGTCACTTTGATATACGGTTATTCTTTTTATCATTGCCTATGGGGTTGCTAACGACACTGACCTTTTTCAATCATCACTTTTTACACTGGAAAACAGACAAACAGGTTGGTAAACGTACATTGGTCGTGGTATGGGGAGAACGAAAATCGTTTCGCTTTTCGATTTTCTTATTATGTCTGGCTTTGTGCAGTATTTTGCTCTGTGTACTTGTCGGTGGATTGCCGATCTACGGTATTCTTGCGCTATTAACAGCTATTCCGTTATGCCGTATGTACCAGCATATGAAAAATAAGCGCAACTTGCAGACACATCAGCAATTATTATGGTTGTCATTACGAACCTCGCTACAATGCGGAACAGTGATGATTTTAGTATTGTTAGTCGGGCGCTGGATATGGTTTATGTAA
- a CDS encoding transcriptional regulator, whose protein sequence is MPNQPERHFIEAWSLINRKYLGKGVRVKRFRRPTRCQIRNRVLLAVLMVNDIKLSELAERLSVSSRSVSAWVYEGRLPGKANLEKVCRELGYPHHILFNQQVINNSPVICQQEPSRFMKRTITRSPVRNHILTGLCMVHDLSVTDVSHWIGVHPGTFRKWLHQATLPSPAFQEKTEQFFRIPKSVLFADCVLGEDEKSQA, encoded by the coding sequence ATGCCTAATCAACCAGAACGACACTTTATAGAGGCGTGGTCTCTGATCAACCGTAAGTACCTCGGCAAAGGAGTGCGAGTTAAGCGATTCCGCAGACCAACACGTTGTCAAATCCGCAATCGAGTATTGCTCGCTGTGCTCATGGTCAATGATATCAAACTATCTGAGCTTGCAGAACGGTTATCGGTTTCATCACGAAGCGTAAGCGCTTGGGTCTATGAAGGCCGCCTCCCTGGCAAAGCCAATCTTGAAAAAGTATGCCGGGAATTGGGATACCCGCACCACATTTTGTTTAACCAGCAGGTGATCAATAATAGCCCTGTGATTTGCCAGCAAGAACCATCTCGCTTTATGAAAAGAACGATTACTCGTTCACCGGTACGTAATCACATTTTGACAGGCTTATGTATGGTACATGATCTATCAGTAACCGATGTTAGCCATTGGATTGGTGTTCATCCCGGTACTTTCCGTAAATGGTTACATCAAGCTACACTGCCTTCACCAGCATTTCAAGAAAAAACAGAACAATTTTTCCGTATTCCCAAATCCGTCTTATTCGCTGACTGTGTATTGGGCGAAGATGAAAAATCTCAAGCGTAA
- a CDS encoding 50S ribosomal protein L25: MSTSHEKLTATKRESSKRSEMRELRLKGRVPGVVYGPDLGSVPVHVDSKQLLAHVKRGGAEMFSLAVEGGKEVQVLIKDVQRVDGRILHADFMQVSDTKPIHVTMPIDFHGEAIGTKSGGVLQHQATELEVSGLAKNLPSSLEVDISALEIGDRVTAGDVKLPSGVTLVSSEEEIIASVIVPRVAEEDLEPTTAEEAETTDASTNNQGEEVPEVGKE, translated from the coding sequence ATGAGTACAAGTCATGAAAAACTTACAGCAACAAAAAGAGAAAGTTCAAAACGTTCTGAAATGCGTGAACTTCGTCTAAAAGGACGCGTTCCAGGTGTAGTATATGGCCCGGATTTGGGCAGTGTTCCTGTACATGTAGATTCTAAACAACTTCTAGCTCACGTTAAACGTGGTGGAGCAGAAATGTTCTCACTTGCTGTAGAAGGTGGAAAAGAAGTACAAGTTCTTATTAAAGATGTACAACGTGTAGACGGTCGCATCTTGCATGCTGACTTTATGCAAGTTTCCGATACTAAACCAATTCATGTAACCATGCCAATTGACTTCCACGGTGAAGCAATCGGTACTAAATCTGGTGGTGTGTTACAACACCAAGCAACAGAATTAGAAGTAAGCGGTTTGGCTAAAAACTTGCCAAGTAGCCTTGAAGTTGATATTTCCGCTTTGGAAATCGGCGACAGAGTAACTGCTGGCGATGTTAAATTGCCTTCTGGCGTTACATTGGTATCAAGTGAAGAAGAGATCATCGCTTCTGTTATCGTACCTCGTGTAGCTGAAGAAGATCTTGAGCCTACAACTGCTGAAGAAGCTGAAACTACTGATGCTTCTACAAATAATCAAGGCGAAGAAGTTCCAGAAGTAGGTAAAGAATAA